The genomic stretch GGCGCGGGCACGGGCCCAAACCGTTGCAGTATCCGAACCCGGGCAAGGATCGCCATCGCGTATCGGTTCCACACCCCCGTGAAGAACAAGACAGCGGCGGAGGCGGCAATAACGGAGGCCAGTACGTCTGTGGGGTAATGCACCCCGATATACAGTCGCGAGAGGCCGACCACCACCACCATGAAGATTCCGAATACCACGGCCAGCTTTTCCCGCCCGGTGCCCCAGGCCAGATAGTACAAGGCGAAAGCCAAGGCAACAGCGAGGCAGACATGACCGCTGGGGAAACTATCAGAAGCAGATTCCGGTGCCAATGGATTAGCCAAGAGGGCCGGGTCGGGGCGATGGCGTCCCACAATGACCTTGAAGATCTGGCAAGAAAGCCACCCCACAGCGGCGACCGCTCCGAACGCAATCGCGTTCACCGGGGCCCGGCGCACGAGTAACAGGAACAGACAAACCACGGCCACCAAGATCACCCCTCCCAGGGGTCCGAACACCGTATTCAAGGCAAGAGCCACCGTGTTCAGGAAGCCGTCATGGTGGGCGCTAATGTTTTGATCCACCACCAGTTCCGCGGGCGTGTACCCGGGAATGAATTTGGCAC from Arthrobacter stackebrandtii encodes the following:
- a CDS encoding phosphatase PAP2 family protein, with the translated sequence MTSEQPPPEPPADPLAQARMRMAHLPQMGSWVLWPAVMAVFVLALGFSAKFIPGYTPAELVVDQNISAHHDGFLNTVALALNTVFGPLGGVILVAVVCLFLLLVRRAPVNAIAFGAVAAVGWLSCQIFKVIVGRHRPDPALLANPLAPESASDSFPSGHVCLAVALAFALYYLAWGTGREKLAVVFGIFMVVVVGLSRLYIGVHYPTDVLASVIAASAAVLFFTGVWNRYAMAILARVRILQRFGPVPAPR